A region of the Desulforhopalus sp. genome:
CATGGTTCGAGTGTTACGTAGATGGTGGCCCCAGCAACAGCTTCAGTGGCCTGTTGCAATGCATGTATCTCAGCATGTGGGGTGCCGGCTTTCTTGTGATATCCCTTGGCGATAATCCGGTCCTCTTTCACTATGACCGCGCCGACACATGGATTGGGCGAGGTACGTCCTAATCCTTTTTTTGCTTCAATGATGGCCAGGCGCATATACTTTTCATCCGCCGACCTATTCATTTTTCTCCCCTTGAATCAAGCAGTGTTTTCAGCTCCGCCATAAATTCATTCACATCTTTGAATTGGCGATACACCGAGGCAAAACGTACATATGCAACTTCATCAAGACGTGGAAGCCCTTCCATTACCCACTGGCCAACAACCTGCGAATGAATTTCCTTAGCGCCATAGTCCTGCAGTTTGTGCTCGATCTCATCGGCAAACTCATCAATTTTATCTCTGCTTACCGTTCTTTTTTCACAAGCCTTTTCCAAACCGGCGACAAGTTTATGCCTATCCCACGGTTCTCTGCGGCCATCTTTTTTTACAAGCACCGGCAACATTACTTCAAGCCGTTCATAGGTGGTGAACCTTTGATCACAAGCAACACATTCCCTCCTTCTTCTGGTAATAGTCGCATCCTTATTAAGTCGCGAATCAATAACTCTGTTATCAAGATGTCCACAATATGGGCATTTCATAAGTTACTCCACGAAAAAGAATACATGATATAATAATCAACTGAACGGTACCTGGTAACAGCCGGTCTTTTTTGGTATTACCAGTGCCGGTCGCCCTCGGTTTTACCAACAATTTTGGACAAATCACGAAAAAACCTGACCATTTTACCCTCAGATCAGCATACCATCGAAACGACGAGAGCCGATTTTGCGGGGCAAAATCGGCTCTCGGTACAGTATATACTTCTTGCAATCATCAATCACTAAATTTAGCAATTCTTCTTTGGTGTCTTCCTCCGGCAAAAGGTGTCGCCAACCAGACATGTACCATTTCAATGGCAACTTCCACTTCGAGCACTCTGGCGCCAAGGCAAAGAATGTTAGCATTATTATGCTCTCTACTCATTTTAGCGGTATAAACATTCGAGCAATTTGCGGCTCTTATGGCCCTATTCCTATTGGCCGCAATTGACATTCCAATGCCCGTGCCACAAATCAAAATCCCCATCTGACATTCACCACTGATGATACGCTCGACTGCCTTCTCGGCAAAATCAGGGTAGTCGACTGATTCATTGGAAAAACAACCGATATCGACAACATCTTGTCCGGCGTCGATGAGCGACCTGGCTATCAACTCCTTTAATTCAAAACCACCATGATCGGCTGCAATTGCTATCTTCACCAGTCTCTCCAAAATCTGATTAATCAGTTACCTTTTTCATGGCAAGAACTGCATTCGTTCCACCAAATCCAAATGAATTGGAAAGCGCCGCCCGGATGGTCATCTTTCTCGCTACATTAGGAACATAATCAAGATCACAATCAGGGTCTGGTTGTTCAAGGTTGATGGTCGGCGGCGCAATTTGTTCAAATATGCTTAAAGCAGTAAAAACCGCCTCAATCCCTCCCGCGGCACCGAGCATGTGCCCGGTCATTGATTTTGTTGAACTGACCGCAAGTTGTGTTGCATGACTCTGAAATACAGATTTAATCGCCTGTGTCTCACATTTGTCATTAAGGGGCGTCGATGTGCCATGGGCATTGATATAGTCAAAGTTTTCCAATGCCAGACCGGAATCTTCAACAGCCATGCGCATCGCTCGCATTCCGCCCTCACCGTTTTCCGGCGGGGCGGCAATGTGAAACGCATCACTCGTCAAGCCGTAGCCACAGACTTCAGCGTAAATCTTAGCTCCTCTGGCAACGGCGTGGTTATATTCCTCAAGGACAACGATACCCGAACCCTCCGACATAACAAAGCCGTCACGCTCTTTATCAAACGGTCGAGATGCCGCTTGTGGTGACTCATTGCGCGTGGAAAGAGCCTTCATCGCCGAGAAACCAGCAACACCAAGGCCACAAATTACTGCCTCCGTACCACCGCTGACAACAACATCACACATTCCGTATCGAATATGCCGATAGGCCTCACCGATAGCATGCGTTCCTGCAGCACAGGCGGTTGTCAAACACAGGTTCGGGCCTTTTGCATTCAAGGCCATGGATATCTGTCCAGACGGCATGTTGGGAATAACCATCGGAATAAAAAATGGGGTAATTTTTCTAGGACCCTTTTCTATACTGACCTGATGGTATTTCTCGATGGTTGGCAATCCTCCCATACCGCATCCGGTGATCACACCAACTCTCTCACAGTTCTGTGAGGTAATGATCAATCCGCTGTCTTTCACAGCCATCTGAGCCGCAGCAAGACCGTATTGGACAAAGAGATCAAGATGCTTTATGACCTTTTTGTCAAAAAAGTCTTCGGCGTTAAAATCCTTCACTTCAGCAGCAATTTTCACCCCGTATTCGCTGGTATCAAAACGAGTAATGAGGTCGATACCACTTACTCCCGAGCAGATATTTCGCCAGGTCTTCTCAACTCCGGTGCCGAGTGGGGTCACCAATCCCAAGCCTGTAACTACTACCCTTCGCTTCACGATAGCGGCTCCTTTTCGTTTCTTTTTTCAGTCACACAGCGCAAACGGGGGGCTAACAATGATTGCTGCTTATACCACAAGTACATAAGTTTCGTTTGAGCAGACGAGCTGCTCAACTCAGCTTAATGCTGCGACACAATGTTATTTTTTCTTTTTTACGTAGTCAATAGCATCCTGAACTGTGGTAATACTTTCGGCATCCTCATCAGGAATTTCTATATCAAAGCCCTCCTCCATTGCCATAATCAGCTCAACGAGGTCAAGTGAGTCCGCGCCAAGATCATCGACGAATGAGGCATTTGGCACAACTTTTTCCTTCTCAACGCTCAATTGCTCAACAATGATATCAATCATTTCTTGTTCGATTGCCATTTTCATTCTCCCTTGCTTGAAAGTAGACACAGCTACGGTTAACTGTGTGCAATAATAATTTTATTGTTAATAAGAATAAACAAAATGCTTTGCTACATGTACATTCCACCATTTACGTGCAACGTCTGGCCAGTGACATACCTTCCATCTTCGGAAACCAGGTACGCCACGGCTCCAGCCACATCTTCGGGGCTACCTAACGATGCCAAAGGTATTTCCTTTTTTATCTGCTCCTGAATGTCGGCCGAAAGCTGCTCGGTCATTTCTGTTGCAATGTACCCGGGTGCTACACTATTCACGGTAATATTGCGGGACGCGTACTCTCTGGCCATTGCCTTGGTCAATCCAATGAGTCCGGCCTTGGCCGCTGAGTAGTTCACCTGCCCAGGGTTGCCAGCAAACCCGGAAACCGATGAAATATTAACAATGCGACCCCACTTCTTTTTCATCATTTCCCGTGACGCAGCCTTGGCACACGAAAAAGCCCCTTTAAGATTGGTGTCAAGTACCGCATCCCAATCCGCTTCCTTCATCCTTGCCATGAGACCATCTCGGGTAATCCCTGCATTGTTGATGAGGATATCGATAGAACCGGCCTCGCTGATCACCTTTTTAAAAGCATCCTGCACAGCCGCACCATCCGCCACATCAAAAGCAATGATCTCGGCCCGGCCGCCAGCCTGTCGTATCAACGCTGCGGTCTCTTCTGCCGCTGCCGACCGACTGACGTAATTAACGTATACCAAGGCGCCCATTGCAGCGAGTCGAAGACAAATCGCCCGGCCTATGCCCCGGCTCCCGCCGGTGACGACAGCAACCTTCCCTACGAGATTCATAGCGAGCGACGCTCCTCAAGCTTAGCAATGAGTTTAGGAATGATCACATACAAGTCGCCAACTAAGCCGTAATCGGCAACATTAAAGATGCTGGCGTTCTCGTCCCGATTGATGGCGACAATAGTTTCAGCCGATTGCATTCCAGCCACATGCTGCACAGCACCGGAAATTCCACAGGCAATATACAGCTTGGGAGCAACCGTCTTTCCTGTTTGACCTACCTGGTGGGGATAAGGAATCCACCCCGCATCAACAACAGCCCTGGATGCAGAAACCTTAGCACCCAAAGTGTCGGCAAGCTTTCTTATGAGCTCAAAACCCTTGGCCGTTTCCAGACCTCGCCCTCCGGAGACAAGAATATCTGCCTCTTGAATATTCACTGTCGATGCCTCTCCAACCACAGACTCAAGAATCCTCACTTTACTTGCCAGAAGATCCATCGGGGGATGAATGGTGATAATCTCACCTGTTCTCTCGGCATTGTAGTCCAAGGCCTTCATTACCTTCGATCTGACGGTTGCCATTTGCGGTCTTGTGGTTTCACAGACAATCGTCGCCATGATATTACCGCCAAATGCCGGTCGTGTCTGCAGCAGAACGCCATCCTCTTCACGAATCTCAAGTTTGGTGCAGTCGGCGGTCAAACCGGTGTTGAGAGCAGTTGCCACGGAAGGGATAAATGACCTGCCAATTGCCGTGGCTCCGGCCAAAACAATCTCCGGACGATATTCTTTGACAATGTGCGTGAATACTGCGGCATAACAATCGTCTCGAAATTCCTGCAAAGCTTCATGATCAGCAACATAGACAATATCAGCACCATGCCCGATGAGCAGTGAGGCGGATTCTTGGATTTCAAAACCAAGAAGAATGGCACTCAGTTTCACTCCCCGTGTATCGGCAAGCTTTCGTCCAATGCCTAAAAGTTCGAGAGAAACAGGCGCAAGCGCTCCTTTTCGGTATTCGCAAAAGACCGCAACACCTGACCATCTACTCAAATCATCCTGTACTGCTCTGCCACTGACATCAATACTCAGGGCATCGACGGTACAGCTTTCAACGCATGCGCCACACAAGGTGCAGGACTCACCAACCACCGCGCAGTCATCTTCAATGGTAATTGCCCCGAAAGGGCAATTATCGGCGCAGATCCCGCAACCAATGCATAGCTCTTTGTTAATATTCAACATAAAGATATTCCCTGTTTTGTTACAGATACGGCAACAGTTTTTCTACAAGCTGATCTATCTGCTCATCAAGCGTACCAGTCAATACCGTTCGTTCTCCCCTGGCCAACGGCGGGAAAACATTGACAACCTTAGTGGGAGAACCGGGTAGACCTATACAGGCTGGATCAGCTCCGATGGTTTGGGCGCTGAATTTAGCAATTTCCACCTTCTTTGCCTTCATTTTCCCTTTTATTGAGGGAACCCGAGGCTCATTAATGTTCTTCACCACCGAGAGAAGCACGGGATAGTCGACGGCAACGACATCGTAGCCATCATCCATCATTCGCTCAGCAACCAGTCCACCCTCGTTTGCCTCCCGAATCTTCTGCACACACGTCATATAGGGAATACCAAGCCGGGTAGCAAGGCCGGGGCCGACTTGAGCGGTATCGCCATCAATTGCCTGTTTACCGCATAAAATTAAATCAAAATCACCAATTTTCTTGATTGCATGCTCAAGAGTGTAAGCAGTTGCCCAAGTATCGGCACCGGCAAAGGAACGATCAGAAATAAGCACTGCATCATCGGCCCCACAGCTAATTGCCTGGCGCAAAACCTCTTCCGCTTGGGGTGGCCCCATGGTGATAACAACTACCTCACCGCCACATTTTTCCTTTAAGCGCACCGCCTCTTCCAAGGCGTGCTGATCGTAAGGATTCATGATCGACTGCACACCCTCTCGCGCTAGTGTGTTGGTAACCGGGTCGAGTCGTACATCTTTAGCGTCCGGCACCTGCTTAACGCATACAATAATCTTCATTCAATAACCTACGCATAATTACTGTCTATAAAACGTCCAGCCCACTAATCATAAGAATTTCAACACAACCGTCTTATGACGAATACTCTTTGTTCAGTTCTTGTCCGATGACATTACGCTGAATCTGGTTGGTACCCTCATAAATCTGGAGGATTTTTGCATCTCTCATCATTTTCTCGGCAGGATATTCACACATATAGCCATACCCTCCCAAAACCTGAACGGCATCGGTTGTGACCTTCATTGCCACGTCCGTGGCATATACCTTACAGATCGACGATGCCTTTGACATATCCTTGGGATGTGCTTGAATATGCTTTGCGGCAGCATAAACCAGGGCCCGCGCCGACTCAATACCAATTGCCATATCGGCGAGTATGTGCTGCACCGCCTGGAAGGCAATGATTGGTTTTCCAAACTGATTTCTCTGTTTAGCGTACTTTACTGCCATGTCGAGGGCGCCCTGGGCGAGGCCCACGCCAAGTGCAGCGATTCCCGGACGTGACAGGTCGAGGGTTTTCATAACCGTAATAAATCCGGTGCCGGGACGGCCAACCATCCGGTCTTTGGGGATACGGCAGTCTTTAAAAATCAACTCAGTAGTGGAAGAGGCCCTGATACCCATCTTCTTTTCCTTGGGCCCACAACTAAAACCGGGGTCGCCCTCTTCAACTACAAACAAAGATGCTCCACGCGGACCTCGGCTCCGGTCGGTTATCGCCACCACTGTATATATTTGCGCCTCACCACCGTTGGTTATCCATTGTTTTGTGCCATTTAACACCCAGTAGTCGCCATCTTCAACTGCCGTTGTCTGGATGCCGGAGGCATCTGAACCGGCGTTTGCCTCTGTCAAACCAAAGGCTCCGAACTTTTTGCCGGATGCGACATCAGGCAGGTACTTCTGCTTCATTTCCGGGGAACCGGCGATAATGATAGGATATACCCCAAGAAAATTAGCGGAAAAGGCTGTCCCGACCCCGATACAACCTCGACCCAGCTGCTCGACCGTGAGTACTATATCGAAACAGCCGCCACCAAATCCACCATACTCCTCGGGAATCGGAACACCGAAAAGGTCGGCTTGCGCCATTTCATTGAGGATCTGTCGCGGGAATTCGTGCCGCTCATCAAGCTCGGCACGATGAGGAATAATTCGTTCATCAGTGATCTGTCTTGCTGTATCAACGATCATCTGTTGTTCTTCTGACAAGAAATAATCCATTCTCAATTCTCCAGTTTACCACTTAATCAGAGTTGCGCCCCAAGTGAAGCCACCGCCGAAGGAACAAAATAACACCGTTTCCCCCTCCACCAGCAAACCGCCCCGATTGGCCTCATCAAGGGCGATGGGAATCGATGCAGCGGATGTATTACCATACTTGGAAACGTTTATAAATACCTTACTCCGGGGGATGTCCAGGCGTTCAATGAGGTTGCTCAGAATCCGCATATTCGCCTGATGCGGTATGACAAAGTTGACCGAACCCAGAGCTACACCATGCTTTTGCAGGAGCCCGCGGATTGAATCCTCCATGGCCCTGACCGCATGTTTAAACACCTCACGACCTTCCATCTGAATATATGCCCCGCTATTGCCGGGGACAAGAAGATCAGGATTGGAACTTTCGGGAGCGTGCATGTACAACAGATCCCAGAGGCTTCCATCAGAGAGCAGATTAGACCCTATGACTCCACGCGAGGAGTCAGAATAGCCGAACACCGCTGCCCCTGCCCCATCACCAAAAAGAATACAGGTGTTCCGATCCTGCCAATTCAATCGGCCCGAAAGGGTCTCGGCACC
Encoded here:
- a CDS encoding acyl-CoA dehydrogenase family protein, coding for MDYFLSEEQQMIVDTARQITDERIIPHRAELDERHEFPRQILNEMAQADLFGVPIPEEYGGFGGGCFDIVLTVEQLGRGCIGVGTAFSANFLGVYPIIIAGSPEMKQKYLPDVASGKKFGAFGLTEANAGSDASGIQTTAVEDGDYWVLNGTKQWITNGGEAQIYTVVAITDRSRGPRGASLFVVEEGDPGFSCGPKEKKMGIRASSTTELIFKDCRIPKDRMVGRPGTGFITVMKTLDLSRPGIAALGVGLAQGALDMAVKYAKQRNQFGKPIIAFQAVQHILADMAIGIESARALVYAAAKHIQAHPKDMSKASSICKVYATDVAMKVTTDAVQVLGGYGYMCEYPAEKMMRDAKILQIYEGTNQIQRNVIGQELNKEYSS
- the fabF gene encoding beta-ketoacyl-ACP synthase II is translated as MKRRVVVTGLGLVTPLGTGVEKTWRNICSGVSGIDLITRFDTSEYGVKIAAEVKDFNAEDFFDKKVIKHLDLFVQYGLAAAQMAVKDSGLIITSQNCERVGVITGCGMGGLPTIEKYHQVSIEKGPRKITPFFIPMVIPNMPSGQISMALNAKGPNLCLTTACAAGTHAIGEAYRHIRYGMCDVVVSGGTEAVICGLGVAGFSAMKALSTRNESPQAASRPFDKERDGFVMSEGSGIVVLEEYNHAVARGAKIYAEVCGYGLTSDAFHIAAPPENGEGGMRAMRMAVEDSGLALENFDYINAHGTSTPLNDKCETQAIKSVFQSHATQLAVSSTKSMTGHMLGAAGGIEAVFTALSIFEQIAPPTINLEQPDPDCDLDYVPNVARKMTIRAALSNSFGFGGTNAVLAMKKVTD
- a CDS encoding electron transfer flavoprotein subunit alpha, with the protein product MLNINKELCIGCGICADNCPFGAITIEDDCAVVGESCTLCGACVESCTVDALSIDVSGRAVQDDLSRWSGVAVFCEYRKGALAPVSLELLGIGRKLADTRGVKLSAILLGFEIQESASLLIGHGADIVYVADHEALQEFRDDCYAAVFTHIVKEYRPEIVLAGATAIGRSFIPSVATALNTGLTADCTKLEIREEDGVLLQTRPAFGGNIMATIVCETTRPQMATVRSKVMKALDYNAERTGEIITIHPPMDLLASKVRILESVVGEASTVNIQEADILVSGGRGLETAKGFELIRKLADTLGAKVSASRAVVDAGWIPYPHQVGQTGKTVAPKLYIACGISGAVQHVAGMQSAETIVAINRDENASIFNVADYGLVGDLYVIIPKLIAKLEERRSL
- the rpiB gene encoding ribose 5-phosphate isomerase B, giving the protein MVKIAIAADHGGFELKELIARSLIDAGQDVVDIGCFSNESVDYPDFAEKAVERIISGECQMGILICGTGIGMSIAANRNRAIRAANCSNVYTAKMSREHNNANILCLGARVLEVEVAIEMVHVWLATPFAGGRHQRRIAKFSD
- a CDS encoding ketoacyl-ACP synthase III codes for the protein MGTVVLGTGSCLPERILTNAEIETIVDTSAEWIKTRTGIESRHIGGKGEQTYQLAANAARKALASAGVAAEDVGLIIVGTISSHMLMPSSACFVQKEIGAVNAFAFDLNAACSGFLYGLDIADKYIRSDHSMKVLVIGAETLSGRLNWQDRNTCILFGDGAGAAVFGYSDSSRGVIGSNLLSDGSLWDLLYMHAPESSNPDLLVPGNSGAYIQMEGREVFKHAVRAMEDSIRGLLQKHGVALGSVNFVIPHQANMRILSNLIERLDIPRSKVFINVSKYGNTSAASIPIALDEANRGGLLVEGETVLFCSFGGGFTWGATLIKW
- a CDS encoding electron transfer flavoprotein subunit beta/FixA family protein encodes the protein MKIIVCVKQVPDAKDVRLDPVTNTLAREGVQSIMNPYDQHALEEAVRLKEKCGGEVVVITMGPPQAEEVLRQAISCGADDAVLISDRSFAGADTWATAYTLEHAIKKIGDFDLILCGKQAIDGDTAQVGPGLATRLGIPYMTCVQKIREANEGGLVAERMMDDGYDVVAVDYPVLLSVVKNINEPRVPSIKGKMKAKKVEIAKFSAQTIGADPACIGLPGSPTKVVNVFPPLARGERTVLTGTLDEQIDQLVEKLLPYL
- the acpP gene encoding acyl carrier protein, which gives rise to MAIEQEMIDIIVEQLSVEKEKVVPNASFVDDLGADSLDLVELIMAMEEGFDIEIPDEDAESITTVQDAIDYVKKKK
- the nrdR gene encoding transcriptional regulator NrdR, which translates into the protein MKCPYCGHLDNRVIDSRLNKDATITRRRRECVACDQRFTTYERLEVMLPVLVKKDGRREPWDRHKLVAGLEKACEKRTVSRDKIDEFADEIEHKLQDYGAKEIHSQVVGQWVMEGLPRLDEVAYVRFASVYRQFKDVNEFMAELKTLLDSRGEK
- the fabG gene encoding 3-oxoacyl-[acyl-carrier-protein] reductase codes for the protein MNLVGKVAVVTGGSRGIGRAICLRLAAMGALVYVNYVSRSAAAEETAALIRQAGGRAEIIAFDVADGAAVQDAFKKVISEAGSIDILINNAGITRDGLMARMKEADWDAVLDTNLKGAFSCAKAASREMMKKKWGRIVNISSVSGFAGNPGQVNYSAAKAGLIGLTKAMAREYASRNITVNSVAPGYIATEMTEQLSADIQEQIKKEIPLASLGSPEDVAGAVAYLVSEDGRYVTGQTLHVNGGMYM